In Dromiciops gliroides isolate mDroGli1 chromosome 5, mDroGli1.pri, whole genome shotgun sequence, the following are encoded in one genomic region:
- the LOC122727898 gene encoding complement C1r subcomponent-like protein → MKLPFYTIFSSLENWTSIFFRGFLVCHQVVVMTCSPPQNLSSGGFEHVMRSGEDNYQDKIQYSCHEPYYKIVPAMDNDQPLPGTFTDSTQHIWKDRERSGKIPQCLPVCGKPSTPIDQDQRALVVSKAKLGSFPWQALIFIYGRGGGALLADRWILTAAHTIYPKDSFFQKNHSVDVFLGHTDVEEIIRLGAYSVRRVIVHPDYRPEDSDNFEGDIALLELENSVPLGSNILPICLPDNETLYASGLVGYVSGFGMERGRLVSQLKYVRLPVAKREACEAWLLEKNRTEVFSPNMFCAGDRTLKQGVCQGDSGGVFAVWDNTTERWMATGIVSWGTDCSKGYGFYTKVLNYMDWIKGIMEGEA, encoded by the exons ATGAAGTTGCCTTTTTACACAATCTTCTCCAGTCTGGAAAACTGGACTTCCATCTTCTTCAGAGGTTTCCTGGTCTGCCATCAAGTTGTGG TCATGACCTGCAGCCCTCCCCAAAACCTGTCCTCTGGTGGTTTTGAGCATGTTATGAGGTCTGGAGAAGATAACTACCAAGATAAGATCCAATACTCATGCCATGAGCCATATTACAAGATAGTGCCTGCCATGGACAATGACCAGCCTCTACCTG GAACATTCACTGACTCGACCCAGCACAtctggaaagacagagagagaagtgggAAGATTCCTCAGTGTTTACCTG TGTGTGGAAAACCATCTACCCCTATCGACCAGGACCAGAGGGCCCTTGTTGTATCCAAAGCAAAGCTGGGAAGCTTCCCATGGCAGGCTCTGATCTTCATCTATGGGCGTGGAGGAGGAGCCCTGCTTGCGGATCGCTGGATCCTCACAGCTGCCCATACCATCTACCCTAAGGACAGCTTCTTCCAGAAGAACCACAGTGTGGATGTGTTCCTAGGACACACAGACGTAGAAGAGATCATAAGGCTGGGGGCTTACTCTGTCCGTAGGGTCATTGTGCACCCAGACTATCGTCCAGAGGATTCAGACAACTTTGAGGGTGACATTGCACTACTGGAATTAGAGAACAGTGTCCCCCTGGGCTCCAACATCCTCCCCATCTGTTTGCCAGACAATGAGACTCTCTACGCCAGTGGCTTGGTGGGCTATGTCAGTGGCTTTGGGATGGAAAGGGGCCGGCTGGTTAGCCAGCTGAAATATGTGCGTCTGCCTGTTGCTAAGAGAGAGGCTTGTGAGGCCTGGCTTCTGGAGAAGAATCGGACTGAGGTGTTTTCCCCAAACATGTTCTGTGCTGGAGACAGGACTCTAAAGCAAGGTGTCTGCCAAGGAGACAGTGGAGGAGTATTTGCTGTGTGGGACAACACTACTGAACGTTGGATGGCCACAGGCATTGTGTCCTGGGGTACTGACTGCAGCAAAGGGTATGGCTTCTACACCAAGGTCCTCAACTACATGGACTGGATCAAGGGCATAATGGAAGGGGAGGCCTGA